A stretch of Fusarium fujikuroi IMI 58289 draft genome, chromosome FFUJ_chr10 DNA encodes these proteins:
- a CDS encoding related to multidrug resistance protein — MAADAKPPNDAEHDDEKSPTTTQGTQRPQRTPKVADYIRVFSYATKWDFFIYALASFASIGAGITMPLMNIIFGQLVNQFTDYFRDTSSFPTDKFQSILNRQALYIMALFLGRWGLNTINKYCFRMIGIRLSSAIRLHYLQSLFAQSIHVIDSMPAGAPATAITATSNTLQVGISERLGTFLEFNGTIWAAIIVAFVWSWDITLVTASLILYMMVILSISMPILVKGQTATGQADAQGTAIASEALQGIRLVTACGAQSRVMARYRVWVEKAIEEGQKMAPFMGLHLGMIFFGVFGTFGLAFWYGTRRYISGAIDSPGVIVIVLMSVMLILTSLERIATPLMAVSKAMVAACEFFTVIDAPIPSSGSLQPDITSCDIIFDDVTFEYPSRPGVRILDGLSFSIHSGQNTAIVGPSGSGKSTIVGLLERWYSLKEHHVLPQVVEPKPQKKAVEEPDDQSEEETPVVNPTLAGSVSIGGNNLEDLDLKWWRSHIGLVQQEPFLFNDTIFNNVAHGLIGSQWQDEPEEQKRQMVRDACQESYADEFINRLPDGYDTRVGDGGAKLSGGQKQRLAIARSIIKKPNIIILDEATSAIDAKSEKIVQAALDRATQNRTTITIAHRLSTIKKADNIIAHGVYASLVRAQALKVADDQEEKGALVSDDESHKHHPDAKLAGVTATPTQKEAPKKPRGLFKSFGKLLYERRQKWPNFLGILFSSMAVAAGTPIQAWLFAKALGVFLLQGSDLKSESQFWGFMWFALAGGVGLAYLCEGWIGLRVQYYVSGVYKSQYLNDMLYQKLSFFDQEDNSHGSLSSRVSSDAKQLEELLGINLALMLSAIFNITGCVIISLVFGWKLGLISMSVALPLMIAGGCWKYKHEVHFDKMNAAVFQESSAFATEAIEAIRTVSSLTMEDSINSRYRDLLDGHVKAANRKAQWTSAIFGFADSVGLGCQALLFWYGGGLLISGEYSMEAFFVCFMAVIQGAEAGSQGFGLAPSAAQVTASANRILDVRQSVHPDRQTYGKDGEGINGTEGGVKIELRDVSFKYPTRDVPVFDRLNLTIEKGQYAAFVGASGCGKTTVISLLERFYDLEPGHGAILCNGQDIKDTNVYDYRQVLSLVSQEPAMFRGSIRDNILFGIDNPESVTDDTIHQVCRDAFIHDFIVSLPEGYNTDMGHKGISMSGGQKQRIAIARALIRDPKILLLDEATSALDSESEKVVAAAIDTARSGRTVISVAHRLSTIQNADVIFVFDDGKVIEKGSHTELVNKQGIYWEMVQNQALDQ, encoded by the exons atggccgcCGACGCCAAACCCCCTAACGACGCCGAGCACGATGACGAGAAATCCCCCACCACGACCCAAGGTACCCAAAGACCCCAGCGAACACCAAAAGTTGCCGACTACATACGAGTCTTCAGTTACGCTACGAAATGGGACTTCTTTATCTACGCCCTTGCCTCGTTCGCATCCATTGGCGCTGGAATTACCATGCCGCTCATGAACATCATCTTTGGCCAGCTCGTCAATCAGTTCACAGACTACTTCAGAGACACCTCAAGTTTCCCGACCGATAAGTTTCAATCCATCTTGAACCGACAGGCGCTTTACATCATGGCTCTCTTCTTGGGGCGCTGgggcctcaacaccatcaacaaatACTGCTTCAGAATGATTGGCATCCGACTATCGTCCGCTATTCGTCTTCATTACCTTCAATCTCTCTTTGCACAGTCCATTCACGTCATCGACTCTATGCCTGCCGGCGCACCGGCTACTGCCATCACTGCGACGTCTAATACCCTTCAAGTCGGCATCTCAGAGCGACTAGGCACGTTCCTGGAGTTCAACGGCACCATCTGGGCAGCTATCATTGTCGCCTTCGTATGGAGTTGGGACATTACCTTGGTCACTGCATCTTTGATCCTTTACATGATGGTCATCCTGTCCATCTCCATGCCAATCCTCGTCAAGGGCCAGACCGCGACTGGGCAGGCAGACGCTCAAGGTACCGCTATTGCTAGCGAAGCTCTCCAAGGGATTCGGCTTGTCACTGCTTGTGGCGCTCAGTCCCGCGTGATGGCTAGATACAGAGTCTGGGTCGAAAAGGCTATCGAGGAAGGTCAAAAGATGGCGCCCTTCATGGGTCTTCATCTCGGCATGATT TTCTTTGGCGTCTTCGGCACTTTCGGTCTTGCCTTCTGGTATGGAACGCGACGATACATCTCCGGCGCCATTGACAGTCCCGGAGTCATTGTCATTGTTCTCATGTCCGTCATGCTGATCCTCACCTCTCTCGAACGTATCGCCACTCCTCTCATGGCTGTTAGCAAAGCCATGGTTGCTGCATGCGAGTTCTTCACTGTCATCGATGCTCCCATCCCGTCCTCTGGCTCCCTCCAGCCTGACATCACCTCTTGCGACATTATCTTCGACGACGTGACCTTCGAATACCCCAGCCGTCCTGGAGTCCGTATCCTAGACGGGCTCAGCTTCTCCATTCATTCTGGACAAAATACAGCTATAGTTGGTCCTTCAGGCTCAGGAAAGAGTACCATAGTGGGGTTGCTTGAACGCTGGTACTCCTTGAAGGAACACCACGTCTTGCCTCAAGTCGTTGAGCCCAAACCTCAAAAGAAGGCCGTCGAGGAGCCTGATGACCAGTCTGAGGAAGAGACTCCTGTAGTCAACCCAACCCTGGCTGGCTCGGTTTCCATCGGCGGGAACAACCTCGAAGACCTTGATCTCAAATGGTGGCGTTCACATATTGGTTTGGTGCAACAGGAACCCTTTCTCTTCAACGATACAATTTTCAACAACGTCGCCCATGGTCTCATCGGCTCCCAATGGCAAGATGAGCCTGAAGAACAAAAGCGCCAGATGGTTCGAGACGCCTGCCAAGAATCCTATGCCGATGAGTTCATCAACCGCCTTCCTGAT GGTTACGATACGCGAGTCGGTGACGGCGGCGCAAAGCTGTCGGGCGGCCAGAAACAACGTCTAGCGATCGCAAgaagcatcatcaagaagcccaacatcatcatcctcgacgAAGCCACCAGTGCGATTGATGCGAAGAGTGAGAAGATCGTCCAAGCTGCCCTCGATAGAGCCACGCAAAACCGTacaaccatcaccatcgcGCATCGACtatctactattaagaaggccgacaacatcatc GCCCATGGAGTTTATGCCTCTCTTGTCAGAGCGCAGGCTCTGAAGGTTGCTGATGATCAGGAAGAGAAGGGCGCTCTTGTGTCGGACGATGAGTCTCACAAACATCATCCTGATGCCAAGCTGGCTGGTGTCACTGCGACTCCCACCCAAAAAGAAGCCCCCAAGAAGCCTCGAGGGCTCTTCAAAAGTTTCGGAAAGCTACTGTACGAACGAAGACAGAAGTGGCCTAACTTCCTTGGtattctcttctcatctaTGGCCGTTGCAGCTGGTACTCCCATCCAAGCTTGGCTCTTCGCAAAAGCCCTCGGGgtcttccttcttcaggGCAGTGACTTGAAGAGCGAGAGCCAATTCTGGGGGTTCATGTGGTTCGCCCTCGCTGGAGGCGTTGGCCTTGCGTATCTCTGTGAGGGCTGGATCGGATTGCGAGTCCAGTACTACGTCAGCGGAGTATACAAGTCCCAGTACCTCAATGACATGCTGTATCAGAAACTCTCCTTCTTTGATCAGGAAGATAACTCCCATGGGTCTCTGAGCTCTCGCGTTTCGAGTGACGCAAAACAGCTTGAGGAACTTCTTGGCATCAACCTCGCACTCATGCTCtccgccatcttcaacatcactgGGTGTGTCATCATTTCCCTCGTCTTCGGTTGGAAACTCGGGTTGATCTCCATGTCTGTCGCTCTGCCGCTGATGATTGCTGGTGGATGCTGGAAGTACAAGCATGAGGTTCACTTTGACAAGATGAACGCGGCGGTCTTCCAAGAAAGCTCCGCATTCGCCACCGAAGCCATTGAGGCTATCAGAACAGTTTCGTCACTTACCATGGAGGACTCCATCAACAGTCGGTACCGCGATCTCTTGGATGGACATGTGAAGGCGGCCAACCGAAAGGCTCAGTGGACGTCAGCGATCTTTGGCTTCGCAGACAGTGTCGGCCTCGGATGCCAGGCTCTGCTGTTCTGGTACGGCGGTGGTCTCCTCATCAGCGGAGAATACTCAATGGAGGCGTTCTTTGTCTGTTTCATGGCTGTCATCCAGGGAGCCGAGGCTGGTAGTCAAGGATTTGGACTGGCCCCAAGCGCTGCCCAAGTGACTGCTTCCGCGAACCGTATTCTCGATGTGCGGCAATCTGTCCATCCAGACCGACAGACATATGGCAAGGACGGAGAGGGTATCAATGGCACTGAAGGCGGAGTCAAGATTGAGTTGCGCGACGTCTCCTTCAAATACCCCACGAGAGACGTTCCCGTCTTTGACAGGTTGAACCTTACCATTGAGAAGGGCCAGTATGCCGCGTTTGTCGGAGCATCAGGCTGTGGCAAGACAACCGTTATATCGCTTCTCGAACGCTTCTATGACTTGGAACCCGGCCATGGTGCAATCCTATGCAACGGCCAAGACATCAAGGATACGAATGTCTATGATTACCGTCAAGTTTTGTCTCTCGTATCTCAAGAGCCCGCCATGTTTAGAGGTTCCATCCGCGATAACATTCTCTTCGGAATCGATAATCCAGAGTCTGTGACCGACGACACAATCCACCAAGTTTGTCGCGATGCCTTCATCCACGACTTCATAGTCTCACTTCCCGAAGGCTACAACACGGACATGGGCCACAAAGGTATATCCATGTCGGGAGGGCAGAAGCAAAGAATTGCAATCGCCCGTGCCCTGATTCGAGACCCgaagattcttcttcttgacgaagCGACATCAGCCCTAGACTCAGAGTCCGAGAAGGTTGTTGCGGCTGCAATCGACACAGCTCGCAGCGGACGAACTGTCATCTCTGTAGCTCACCGACTTTCAACGATTCAGAATGCAGATgtcatctttgtctttgacgatggAAAGGTCATCGAGAAGGGTTCACATACTGAACTCGTCAACAAGCAGGGCATCTACTGGGAAATGGTGCAGAACCAAGCTCTGGATCAATGA
- a CDS encoding related to sulfatase has protein sequence MQNTTPSQAALALARALLKRVPNRQFFFTFTALAVWGAKIIHIYAHINAVHQNLLHRWGYSFVTQDVVVLTLIRLLLDQWSTNLPTRSQIAVLVFTAIFMFINALLSVVSISFYLVAGSEIHYSNISLPNDPSSKSLMLSGSVAFTSVLCANILLSWLLKTPCYNIHGYVAEVVHRLIANACQLLRRILPRQNRYVPVPKADLEGQTESFDDESSDDDLQEQKTQHLSPFQFRLRTALRSVPFALAGIFLLTLLYAAIARPSDRSLIFLSYTAALSPFVDFSSGPTLQDLPSVFGTGIQHSWDNLTALATAEPFDWLPNDQALAGFEDWYWKRPHYNADVDPLKISNLGQDLVPTLKDKLQDVPIRHVVLCFLESTRNDVFPIKKDGNVWDLLASSFPDNTIPQEAQEKLANLTPTANYITGDYDDGFDHKGSKPKRGGVHFTNAHTTGTFTFKSLVGTLCGIGPLLADFNLDYAHHIYQPCLAHIFEALNQVSNATDAGSRPFNDFKWQSYFYSAATLGYNNQQELMEATGFPEEHLIGLEWLRSEKATHGPVTLPRINGFAFEEDPLEDYFRDVFVQAKEKKERVFLSHITSTSHHAYKLPEGEEYVPVANGHDMLSHYLNTEGYDDRWLRKILDLLDEQGVANETLIVFVGDHGISMPENGAVSPYYNPSIGIDHVPLVLSHPLLPAFDVHDAVHSSQILPTILDLLLETGSLNNASRQAASDLVRNYEGQSLIRPLLTKNDTTGQGNWQFVVVNPGRAVVTARDARHPERHLAIPLIDNVEWRLSNVDEDPMEHDSVQSFDFTSFTDVISRRFGNDVAQWVEEGAFIARWWAEENHKRWQYGEYDEGKTA, from the coding sequence ATGCAGAATACGACACCGTCTCAAGCGGCCTTGGCGCTCGCACGCGCTCTCCTAAAACGAGTACCCAACCGCCAATTCTTCTTTACCTTCACAGCCCTCGCAGTTTGGGGCGCCAAGATAATACATATCTACGCACACATCAACGCCGTGCACCAAAATCTATTACATCGATGGGGCTATTCTTTCGTCACACAAGATGTCGTCGTCCTCACCCTCATTCGacttctccttgaccaaTGGTCTACGAACCTGCCCACGCGGTCGCAGATCgccgtcctcgtcttcaccGCGATATTCATGTTCATCAACGCGCTGCTCAGCGTCGTCTCCATATCCTTTTACCTCGTTGCCGGCTCCGAAATACATTACAGCAACATCTCTCTACCAAACGACCCCTCCTCCAAATCGTTGATGCTGTCAGGCAGTGTCGCGTTTACAAGTGTCCTCTGTGCCAACATCTTATTGAGCTGGCTCCTCAAAACACCTTGCTACAACATCCATGGCTATGTCGCTGAGGTTGTTCATCGGTTGATTGCCAATGCTTGCCAATTGCTTCGTCGCATTCTTCCCCGCCAAAATCGCTACGTCCCTGTCCCGAAAGCCGATCTCGAGGGCCAGACCGAATCCTTCGATGACGAAAGTTCCGACGACGACCTCCAGGAACAAAAGACCCAGCACCTGAGCCCGTTTCAATTCCGACTTAGAACTGCTTTGAGATCAGTGCCATTCGCTTTGGCCGGCATCTTCTTGCTCACGCTCCTTTACGCGGCCATCGCACGACCCTCCGATCGATCCCTCATATTTCTCTCTTATACTGCAGCACTCTCGCCATTCGTGGACTTTTCCTCGGGACCGACATTACAAGACTTGCCCAGTGTTTTTGGCACTGGCATACAGCATAGCTGGGACAATCTCACTGCGCTCGCGACGGCCGAGCCATTCGATTGGCTTCCTAACGATCAAGCATTGGCCGGGTTCGAGGATTGGTACTGGAAGCGCCCGCATTACAATGCTGATGTCGACCCATTGAAGATATCGAATCTCGGGCAAGATCTTGTTCCAACGCTGAAGGACAAGCTACAGGACGTTCCCATCCGACATGTTGTTCTGTGCTTCCTAGAAAGCACACGAAATGACGTTTTccccatcaagaaggatggaaaCGTTTGGGACCTTTTAGCATCATCCTTCCCCGACAACACGATTCCTCAAGAGGCTCAAGAGAAATTGGCCAATCTCACTCCGACCGCCAACTATATCACAGGCGACTACGACGACGGCTTCGACCACAAAGGCTCCAAGCCCAAGCGCGGCGGCGTTCACTTTACCAATGCCCATACCACCGGCACCTTTACCTTCAAGAGCTTGGTCGGTACCTTGTGTGGTATCGGCCCATTGCTAGCCGACTTCAATCTCGACTATGCGCACCACATCTACCAGCCTTGCTTGGCTCATATCTTTGAAGCTCTGAACCAAGTGTCCAACGCTACCGACGCCGGATCGCGCCCCTTCAACGACTTCAAGTGGCAGTCATACTTCTACTCAGCTGCGACTTTGGGATATAACAATCAGCAAGAGTTGATGGAGGCAACGGGCTTTCCGGAGGAGCATCTCATTGGACTTGAGTGGCTACGATCTGAGAAAGCGACACACGGGCCGGTGACACTACCGCGAATCAACGGCTTTGCCTTCGAAGAGGACCCCCTGGAGGATTATTTCCGTGATGTGTTTGTccaggccaaggagaagaaggagcgaGTTTTCTTGTCGCATATAACATCGACAAGTCACCACGCCTATAAATTGCCCGAGGGCGAGGAGTACGTCCCAGTTGCTAATGGACATGATATGCTTTCGCATTATCTCAATACAGAAGGCTATGACGATCGATGGTTACgcaagatcttggatctACTAGACGAGCAGGGTGTCGCTAATGAGACACTCATTGTCTTCGTCGGCGATCACGGCATTTCTATGCCTGAGAATGGCGCCGTGTCGCCCTATTACAACCCTAGCATCGGCATCGACCACGTTCCTCTTGTCCTGTCTCACCCTCTCCTGCCTGCTTTCGACGTCCACGATGCAGTCCATTCGTCCCAAATCCTACCAACCATCctcgatcttctcctcgagaCAGGCTCCCTAAACAACGCCAGCCGACAAGCTGCATCCGACCTCGTCCGCAATTACGAAGGCCAATCCCTCATTCGACCACTCCTCACGAAGAACGATACAACCGGTCAAGGGAACTGGCAATTCGTCGTAGTAAATCCCGGTCGCGCTGTTGTAACTGCCCGAGATGCACGTCACCCAGAGCGCCATCTTGCCATTCCTCTCATCGACAATGTCGAATGGCGATTAAGCAACGTGGATGAAGATCCCATGGAACACGACTCTGTGCAAAGTTTCGACTTTACTTCTTTCACAGATGTTATTTCACGGAGGTTTGGCAATGACGTTGCGCAATGGGTTGAAGAGGGGGCTTTCATAGCGAGATGGTGGGCGGAGGAAAACCACAAACGGTGGCAGTATGGGGAGTATGATGAGGGAAAAACAGCCTGA
- a CDS encoding related to oxalate decarboxylase yields MVHRSTFFKALVASLSIAPGSALPAPQMGDYGENKGPVGGVKPPTPTVTSTSGSLYGDSSLLGGNAPLPDPEQDSAIVKDPKLANGQEADPKLGLYLDFDGVDVPQPIRGKLGATDPGPRTYDYERLNPDLFAPPGTDAGDVPNAMWPLGLSHNRLGSEAGAGWARQQNQDVLPAATAMAGVDMRLAPNAYRELHWHTANEWALVTKGCLRVAAVNDEGKSFVDDLCEGDVWFFPAGVPHSLQAFDKGVEFLLVFDQGTFSEDETFLVSELFLRNPVSVLAKNFETETTAFDNIPKDELYIFNGTPAPKDIEKQNVTGSAGALTGNGSYTYHWSQQKPHTVPGGSVKIIDPTTFPIAKGFSAALVVVQPGALREIHWHTTSDEWSYFLQGSGRITVFKAASSARTFDFTAGGVGYIPAANSHYVENTGTEDLIFLEVLQAPKFSDVSVAQWLALTPKQIVKDHLKVSDKFLDSLPKEKQFIKTGDVNMTAIADEA; encoded by the exons ATGGTACATCGTAGCACCTTCTTCAAAGCCTTGGTGGCTTCACTTTCAATCGCCCCAGGCTCAGCCCTCCCTGCCCCTCA AATGGGCGATTATGGGGAGAATAAAGGACCCGTAGGGGGAGTCAAgcctccaacaccaacagtcACCTCGACCAGCGGTTCGCTGTACGGCGACTCCAGCTTGCTCGGCGGCAACGCTCCTCTTCCAGACCCTGAGCAGGATTCTGCCATCGTCAAAGACCCAAAGCTTGCCAATGGCCAGGAAGCTGACCCCAAGCTCGGGCTCTATCTGGATTTTGATGGTGTAGATGTTCCCCAGCCAATCCGTGGCAAGCTCGGTGCCACAGATCCTGGTCCCCGAACTTACGACTATGAGAGACTCAACCCCGATCTTTTTGCTCCTCCTGGTACAGATGCTGGAGATGTCCCCAATGCCATGTGGCCGCTTGGTCTTTCCCACAATCGTCTTGGTAGTGAAGCTGGCGCCGGATGGGCTCGACAGCAGAACCAGGATGTCCTTCCTGCTGCTACTGCCATGGCTGGAGTCGACATGCGTCTTGCTCCGAATGCGTATCGCGAGCTGCACTGGCACACCGCTAATGAGTGGGCATTGGTTACGAAAGGCTGTCTGCGTGTCGCTGCTGTCAATGACGAGGGCAAAAGCTTTGTCGATGATCTCTGTGAAGGTGACGTCTGGTTCTTCCCTGCTGGCGTACCTCACAGTCTCCAAGCTTTTGACAAGGGCGTGGAGTTTTTGCTGGTCTTTGATCAGGGCACCTTCTCTGAAGATGAGACATTCCTTGTATCTGAGTTGTTCTTGCGAAACCCTGTCTCCGTTCTGGCAAAGAACTTTGAGACCGAGACAACGGCCTTTGATAACATCCCCAAGGATGAGCTCTAT ATTTTCAACGGAACACCAGCACCGAAGGATATTGAGAAACAAAACGTGACGGGTTCAGCTGGAGCATTGACCGGCAATGGCTCATACACGTACCATTGGTCTCAGCAGAAGCCCCATACCGTACCCGGAGGCTCTGTCAAGATCATTGACCCTACGACCTTCCCAATCGCCAAAGGCTTCTCAGCCGCCCTTGTTGTCGTTCAGCCCGGTGCACTCCGTGAGATCCACTGGCATACTACCTCTGACGAGTGGAGTTACTTCCTCCAGGGCAGCGGTCGAATCACCGTTTTCAAAGCAGCTTCATCCGCCCGCACCTTCGATTTCACTGCTGGTGGCGTTGGATATATCCCTGCTGCAAACTCTCACTATGTTGAGAATACTGGAACGGAGGACTTGATCTTTCTCGAGGTTCTTCAGGCGCCCAAGTTCTCAGATGTTTCGGTGGCACAATGGTTGGCTTTGACACCCAAACAGATTGTCAAGGATCATCTGAAGGTTTCGGATAAGTTTTTGGACTCGTTgcccaaggagaagcaatTCATCAAGACGGGAGACGTGAATATGACGGCCATTGCAGACGAAGCCTAG
- a CDS encoding related to putative glutathione S-transferase: MAYRPLITLFDIPSITRKSWSPNVWKARLVLNYKALPYTTEWLDFSNLSTYMQPHVKPNEPPLSPHTIPCILLQEGETTRGIMGSRSIAEELEKYFSSPSLQFDSEESAMVEELAEKLLISSRPLWAHLLPKNVLVPSDRQYYADTRSKRFGMSLDLYYSEHVSQQLWYQLDAICHEIGGALAETVSDELPSCVDRTLSDHFYDAEPQLLKLYEACHQWLERDY; this comes from the exons atggcATATCGTCCGTTGATCACCCTCTTTGATATTCCAAGTATAACACGAAAGTCGTGGTCTCCAAATGTCTGGAAAG CCCGGCTCGTCCTCAATTACAAGGCATTGCCATATACGACTGAATGGCTTGACTTTTCCAACCTCAGTACCTATATGCAGCCTCA CGTGAAACCGAATGAGCCGCCTTTGAGCCCGCATACCATACCCTGCATCCTTTTGCAGGAGGGCGAGACCACAAGGGGTATCATGGGCTCCAGATCTATTGCTGAGGAATTAGAGAAGTATTTTAGCTCGCCGTCACTTCAATTCGACTCAGAAGAATCCGCCATGGTCGAAGAATTAGCAGAGAAGCTGCTGATAAGCAGCAGACCGTTATGGGCACATTTACTACCCAAGAATGTTCTTGTGCCATCAGATCGGCAATATTATGCAGACACGCGATCAAAAAGATTTGGAATGAGTCTTGATTTATATTACAGTGAGCACGTCAGCCAGCAGCTGTGGTACCagcttgatgccatctgTCACGAGATTGGAGGGGCACTGGCTGAGACCGTTTCTGATGAATTACCATC CTGTGTTGATCGGACCTTGTCAGATCACTTCTACGATGCTGAaccccagcttctcaagctgtATGAGGCATGCCACCAGTGGCTCGAACGTGATTATTGA